In the genome of Pyrobaculum islandicum DSM 4184, the window TGATTGGATAGTGTGGAAGCAAACTAGATTTATGTATGGTGGGGCTATGTCTATACCTGCTGAGAAAAGGAAAGAGGCCACAGAGGCCTCAAGAGTTGTCCAGTTGATGATATGGCTATTACCGCAGTGGCAGACGATGTCAAAGTTTTACCCCATCTGGCGTCTGTGGAACCGGCGGGGATGCTTGGGAATTCTTTATCAGATAGGCGACAGCGGCTAAGATAGGCAACATAAAACTATGGGCTGTGGAGTTGTTCTACTAAGGGCTTTGGACTGCCGCAGCTTTGCTTTTTCCGCCACTCTTTCTGTTACACGCTGTGAGAACCGCAGTAAGATCGCAAAGGGCCCTGGGCAAGGTGGAGTGGGGTCAAGTTCTGTTATCGCCTATAGAGAGACCTCTATTTAATATTTTTAGCATCTTTATTTAAAAATGCTTTAAATGGCAAGAACAAGTGATATGTGGATGCCGGAAATAGCCTAGTCTACACAATCGAGTTATCATCTTTATATTGGCAATTCGGGGCGTCTATGTGACTTTGGAAAAAAAGATGTTAAAGCCGGAGGAGGGCGTTAAGATACTTCTAGAACATCTAGGGGAGGATGTCACAAGGCCGGGCGTTGTCGAGACGCCTAAGAGGTTTGTAAAAGCGTTATGGGAACTGACTAGAGGCTTAAGGGAGCCGCCTCCTGAGGTCGTGTTTTTTCCAATGGAATACGATGCAGAGCCGGGGCCTGTTGTGATTGAAAACATAAGCGCAGTCTCTCTCTGCGAACATCATCTGCTTCCCATATTCCTCAGCGTCTCAGTCGCCTATGTTCCCGGAGATGGCGTGCCAGGGCTTAGCAAGGTGATTAGGTTAGTCAAGTGGGCTGCCGCGAGACCTATAATGCAAGAGAGGTTCACCCAGTGGCTTGCCGATCTGTTAATGGAAAAACTCAAAGCAAGAGCGGTCGCGGTGAGGGTATGTGGCGTGCATATGTGTTCGTTTATCAGAGGAGTTCGCGACGAACATCACAACATGGTTACTGTAGCAAAGAGGGGGGATATCGATGTGAAACTAAGATGTAGAAGGCCGCCGCTGTGTAAATGAAAATAGTTGTCACAGGAGCGAGCGGAGGCATAGGAGACGCCCTTGTCAAGCTAGCCAAACGCCGTGGTGATTACGTAGTTGGCATTTCTAGAGGCAACTCTGAGGCTAATGTGCACTATAGTTGCGACGTGCTCAACATCGCTTGTCTAGAGAAGGCAGCTGCCGATGTGAGAGAGGTAGACGGCGTGGCTGTTGTACACGGCCATGGAGAGGCTTCTTTATGGACAAAAGGAGTGAAGGTGCTGACTGGCGAGGATTTTCTCGAGGTTTTTAGAGTTGATGTTGTTGGTAGCTTCAACGTCGTTAAGGCTTTTCTCCCAGCACTTAAGCCCACAGCGTCTATAGTATTGGTGTCGTCGACTCCGGGACTCCTCGGCGATAGATATGGTATTCCATATGCAGTAGCCAAAGGAGCTGTCATAGCGCTTGCTAGAAGCCTTGCAAAGACTCTAGCGCCAATTAGGGTAAACGCCGTGGCCTTCGGCCCCATTGAGACTAAGTGGACAAGTTGAGTTACATCAGAGGAATTTGAAAAGTTCAAGTTAAGGACTTTACTAAAGAGACTGGGACGCCCAGAGGAGGCGGCTGAGGCGATCTATTGGCTACTATCGCCGGCCTCTAGCTATGTGACTGGCCACGTCCTTGTGGTAGACGGCGGCGAGTCTCTTTAAGTACGACTAGGAGGGCAATTACTACCATAAGGAAGACTACGCCAATGAACATGTACAGTGTCGGAGTCTTCTCCTGCTGCGTCTGCGGCTTTGTTAGGCCTATGGTAAGATGGGCTATTTCTCCGGGCCTCAGTGTTATGGCATATGTGACGTTTCTGCCGCCTACCTCTGTATATATTTTATAAGTGCCTGGGGGTAGTTCCGCCCGTCGCGGCATTTGTGCCACCAGCGTATAGTTTCCCACTATATATACTCTATCAACAGCCTGTTGATAATTAAAGAGTATGTAGGCGTTTTCAACGACTATTATATAAGTCTCGGAGGGGTGAGACGCCACTAAGGTGACGTTTTTCTTTGTAAAGCCAGCGTCTACAGCCACGCTGTATACTACATGCGGCAAAACCCACAGCTCTGCCTGGCCTTTAAAAGCCCGGCCGGCGATATATATCGTCCAGTCTGTTCTCAATACGCCAAACGAATCTATAGCGCGTACTACTAGTCTAGTGGCGTTTATTGTAATTATACGGCCGCAGTAGTCTCCCGGGTGGAACTTAGCCTTATACGCCGTCCCGTTCGGCAGTATAACCTGAGTCTCCACTACGCCTAGGTATGTCGCCCCCTTTGTTAGAAAAACTGTAACATTAACTATGCCCGAGGTCAAGGTGCGGTTTCCCTGATATATTAAAATACGAGTTGCCGGAGGTTTTGCAGAAATTCTACAACGTGCGACTAAACCAATAGATTCTAGATCTATGCTTAAATCCCATACGGTTCTCTTGACTATAGATGCGTTTGGCAATTCTACACCACCTATATCCGTTATATATACTTCTACTGGATAGTTTATATTTCCCACGGGCAAAGGATGTGTTAATTTATTTTCGGCATATGGAATTTTTATATCTGCATATGTCCCATTTCTAAGCTTAGCCATTTTTATGACTATAAAGCCGCTTGTGTTTATCGGCAATATGTCTAAGTAGTGTATATATCTAATAGTTACAAGGTCGTAACCAGTGGCGTAGGTCTTCCAGACAAGTAAGTCTCCTATGTAGATCTCAATAGGTAGTCCCTGCGGCACCTTTGCTACACCTGAGGAATTTGTCAAAGTGCAATAATCTAGGTAACACACTGTGGCATTTACTACGGGGAACCCTAGACTATCTCGTATTTCTACTATAGCTCCTAGAGCTAGTATAGAAGCTAATAAAACAAATAGACTTTCTGTAAATACAAAGATGAGAACTCGAAAGTTAGCAACGTAAAGTATAGAGCTTGCGTGCACTGAACAAAAGTTTCTTGGAGGTTAAAAACTTGATCTAGAGACGATGTACATCTCTGTGAATTGTCTGCCAAAAGATCTATGTTCAAACTGCCTACTCCGATATATGTATTTATTCACTTTAGCTTTTATCGCCATAATGGTTAAAGAAAGGTTTTTATATATACAGAGATCTAGGTCATGCCGTTTTACACTTCACAATTTGCATCACTAGTCTTAACTAAAAAAATACAGGATGTCTATGCTTTCAATTTAGCGATACATTTAAATATCTCTAATTTGCTCAGTTACTATGACTGAGGAGGTGAAATTAACAGATAGACAGTATCAGTTACTAAATCACTTGCTTCAGAGGGCGCAACCAATGAGGGTTTATACAGTATATGGCGACCAAGATGAGATAGCTAGAGAACTTGGCATGACGCGGCAAGCCCTGGCAATACATCTAAAACGGCTTAAAGAACTTGGACTTGTGCGAACTGGTAGAGAGTTTGTAGATATCACTGAGAAGGCGGTTAAGTTGCTCAAAGGTCAGTCTAATGACGTAATTATACTTGTAAAAATAGAGCCAAAATATAGAGAGAAGGTATATGATGCCGCAAAGAAGCTTCCGATAGAAAAGGCTATGAGACTTGCGGGCGATTACGACTTGGCAATCATCACGCAGGAGACTGT includes:
- the folE gene encoding GTP cyclohydrolase I, with translation MLKPEEGVKILLEHLGEDVTRPGVVETPKRFVKALWELTRGLREPPPEVVFFPMEYDAEPGPVVIENISAVSLCEHHLLPIFLSVSVAYVPGDGVPGLSKVIRLVKWAAARPIMQERFTQWLADLLMEKLKARAVAVRVCGVHMCSFIRGVRDEHHNMVTVAKRGDIDVKLRCRRPPLCK
- a CDS encoding Lrp/AsnC family transcriptional regulator — protein: MTEEVKLTDRQYQLLNHLLQRAQPMRVYTVYGDQDEIARELGMTRQALAIHLKRLKELGLVRTGREFVDITEKAVKLLKGQSNDVIILVKIEPKYREKVYDAAKKLPIEKAMRLAGDYDLAIITQETVLDKVLDSINNMEGVKETKTLISIGAIKE